A genomic region of Rhipicephalus sanguineus isolate Rsan-2018 chromosome 1, BIME_Rsan_1.4, whole genome shotgun sequence contains the following coding sequences:
- the LOC119378993 gene encoding BEN domain-containing protein 5, with product MQKGHEQQNSQLTAAQEEVARLSATVRQQEVELKELRALNRDLQRKLIDSLDSRQANSSQALPPALPAALSPPHIAEPLPQKLEVPDTADIGNGLRITTSAWQRIQTNPKDSLFVKDLMTAVWSPTELLGRSLQGKHCPRFPDRPRKEPLSPWKVSAIRECYKQRLEKKGLVPEMMPGALKQMNRFMVEKLSDIERMTKRATKELP from the exons ATGCAAAAAGGGCATGAGCAGCAAAATAGCCAACTGACTGCAGCCCAGGAAGAAGTGGCCCGCCTCAGCGCTACAGTGAGGCAGCAGGAAGTGGAGCTGAAAGAGCTGAGAGCTCTCAATAGGGATCTGCAACGAAAGCTTATAGACTCATTGGATTCCAGGCAAG CCAATTCATCACAGGCACTGCCACCTGCCTTGCCAGCAGCGTTGTCACCGCCACATATCGCTGAACCATTGCCGCAAAAGCTGGAGGTCCCCGACACA GCTGACATTGGGAACGGATTGAGGATCACAACATCAGCATGGCAGCGTATTCAAACCAATCCAAAAGACTCTCTATTTGTAAAAGACCTCATGACGGCAGTGTGGAGCCCCACCGAATTACTTGGACGGTCTCTGCAAG ggaagcattgtcCACGCTTCCCTGACCGTCCAAGGAAGGAACCACTGTCGCCCTGGAAAGTGTCAGCGATACGTG AATGCTACAAGCAGCGATTGGAAAAGAAGGGGCTGGTGCCCGAGATGATGCCAGGGGCATTAAAGCAAATGAATAGATTCATGGTGGAAAAGCTGAGCGACATTGAAAGAATGACCAAAAG AGCAACCAAGGAGCTGCCGTGA